A part of Miscanthus floridulus cultivar M001 chromosome 6, ASM1932011v1, whole genome shotgun sequence genomic DNA contains:
- the LOC136457206 gene encoding fructose-bisphosphate aldolase-lysine N-methyltransferase, chloroplastic isoform X5 — protein sequence MAAGTSLLRGVASRLGGAVVGVPRRLLPRSAAVSRSRSQSQATSLEDDHCSAFLHWLQTKAGTRISSVLAVATSSFGRSLVALEPIKEGDCILEVPYSVQLTEDKLPQEVCMLLDNLVGDTAKVAVLLMMEQHLGHESGWESYIKSLPCKDEMHNMIFWDLNELHMVRNSSVYNEAIEQREHAKKELSAAKPVHTLRPSLFLAYPFPLACLLMSFPICKVLERFPHLFGEIKLENFMHASALVSSRAWRTSRGVSLIPFADFLNHDGLSNSILLYDEQKDVSEVIADRNYAVGEQVMIRYGKYSNAALALNFGFTLSSNIYDQAHTRVDIPYEDPFHWKKLDIWERHHGPKYEDMFCCSYNKTFVIKEVKFCGGKGVGVPQILRAFFRVFHATSLEEFLITVLINETMT from the exons ATGGCGGCGGGAACCAGCTTGTTGCGCGGCGTCGCGTCTCGCCTTGGCGGGGCTGTGGTGGGTGTCCCTCGTCGTCTCCTTCCCCGCTCTGCCGCCGTCTCCAGGTCGAGGTCCCAGTCCCAG GCCACTAGTCTCGAGGATGACCACTGCAGTGCCTTCCTACATTGGCTGCAGACGAAGGCAGGGACTCGCATTTCATCGGTACTAGCTGTTGCAACCTCGTCCTTCGGAAG GTCGTTAGTTGCATTGGAGCCCATAAAAGAGGGGGACTGTATATTGGAAGTACCTTACAGTGTT CAACTTACTGAAGATAAACTTCCCCAAGAAGTTTGTATGCTACTTGACAACCTTGTTGGAGATACAGCAAAGGTTGCTGTGCTCCTCATGATGGAGCAACACTTGGGACAT GAATCTGGATGGGAGTCATATATCAAGTCTCTTCCTTGCAAGGATGAGATGCATAACATG ATTTTCTGGGATCTAAATGAGCTTCATATGGTCCGAAATAGCTCAGTTTATAATGAAGCCATTGAACAAAGGGAACACGCTAAGAAGGAGCTTTCAGCAGCGAAGCCAGTTCATACTCTTCGTCCCTCCCTCTTTCTTGCCTATCCTTTTCCATTAGCCTGCTTACTGATGTCTTTTCCAATATGCAAGGTTCTTGAACGTTTCCCGCATCTGTTTGGAGAAATAAAACTGGAGAATTTCATGCATGCTTCTGCATTAG TATCATCTCGAGCTTGGCGTACTTCAAGAGGTGTATCATTG ATTCCATTTGCAGATTTTCTTAACCATGACGGTCTTTCTAATTCTATATTACTATATGACGAGCAGAAAGATGTTTCTGAG GTCATTGCTGACAGGAATTATGCTGTTGGTGAACAG GTTATGATAAGATACGGGAAATATTCTAATGCTGCACTAGCGCTTAACTTTGGATTCACACTTTCCAGTAATATATATGACCAG GCACATACTCGTGTAGACATTCCATACGAAGATCCTTTTCATTGGAAGAAGCTTGATATATGGGAAAGGCATCATGGTCCAAAATATGAAGACATGTTCTGTTGTAGCTATAATAAAACTTTTGTTATAAA GGAGGTCAAATTCTGTGGAGGGAAAGGGGTGGGAGTTCCCCAGATCTTGCGTGCATTTTTCCGAGTTTTCCATGCTACGTCACTTGAAG AGTTCCTAATTACAGTGCTGATCAATGAGACAATGACATGA
- the LOC136457206 gene encoding fructose-bisphosphate aldolase-lysine N-methyltransferase, chloroplastic isoform X6 produces the protein MAAGTSLLRGVASRLGGAVVGVPRRLLPRSAAVSRSRSQSQATSLEDDHCSAFLHWLQTKAGTRISSVLAVATSSFGRSLVALEPIKEGDCILEVPYSVQLTEDKLPQEVCMLLDNLVGDTAKVAVLLMMEQHLGHESGWESYIKSLPCKDEMHNMIFWDLNELHMVRNSSVYNEAIEQREHAKKELSAAKPVHTLRPSLFLAYPFPLACLLMSFPICKVLERFPHLFGEIKLENFMHASALVSSRAWRTSRGVSLIPFADFLNHDGLSNSILLYDEQKDVSEVIADRNYAVGEQVMIRYGKYSNAALALNFGFTLSSNIYDQAHTRVDIPYEDPFHWKKLDIWERHHGPKYEDMFCCSYNKTFVIKEVKFCGGKGVGVPQILRAFFRVFHATSLEVLINETMT, from the exons ATGGCGGCGGGAACCAGCTTGTTGCGCGGCGTCGCGTCTCGCCTTGGCGGGGCTGTGGTGGGTGTCCCTCGTCGTCTCCTTCCCCGCTCTGCCGCCGTCTCCAGGTCGAGGTCCCAGTCCCAG GCCACTAGTCTCGAGGATGACCACTGCAGTGCCTTCCTACATTGGCTGCAGACGAAGGCAGGGACTCGCATTTCATCGGTACTAGCTGTTGCAACCTCGTCCTTCGGAAG GTCGTTAGTTGCATTGGAGCCCATAAAAGAGGGGGACTGTATATTGGAAGTACCTTACAGTGTT CAACTTACTGAAGATAAACTTCCCCAAGAAGTTTGTATGCTACTTGACAACCTTGTTGGAGATACAGCAAAGGTTGCTGTGCTCCTCATGATGGAGCAACACTTGGGACAT GAATCTGGATGGGAGTCATATATCAAGTCTCTTCCTTGCAAGGATGAGATGCATAACATG ATTTTCTGGGATCTAAATGAGCTTCATATGGTCCGAAATAGCTCAGTTTATAATGAAGCCATTGAACAAAGGGAACACGCTAAGAAGGAGCTTTCAGCAGCGAAGCCAGTTCATACTCTTCGTCCCTCCCTCTTTCTTGCCTATCCTTTTCCATTAGCCTGCTTACTGATGTCTTTTCCAATATGCAAGGTTCTTGAACGTTTCCCGCATCTGTTTGGAGAAATAAAACTGGAGAATTTCATGCATGCTTCTGCATTAG TATCATCTCGAGCTTGGCGTACTTCAAGAGGTGTATCATTG ATTCCATTTGCAGATTTTCTTAACCATGACGGTCTTTCTAATTCTATATTACTATATGACGAGCAGAAAGATGTTTCTGAG GTCATTGCTGACAGGAATTATGCTGTTGGTGAACAG GTTATGATAAGATACGGGAAATATTCTAATGCTGCACTAGCGCTTAACTTTGGATTCACACTTTCCAGTAATATATATGACCAG GCACATACTCGTGTAGACATTCCATACGAAGATCCTTTTCATTGGAAGAAGCTTGATATATGGGAAAGGCATCATGGTCCAAAATATGAAGACATGTTCTGTTGTAGCTATAATAAAACTTTTGTTATAAA GGAGGTCAAATTCTGTGGAGGGAAAGGGGTGGGAGTTCCCCAGATCTTGCGTGCATTTTTCCGAGTTTTCCATGCTACGTCACTTGAAG TGCTGATCAATGAGACAATGACATGA
- the LOC136457206 gene encoding fructose-bisphosphate aldolase-lysine N-methyltransferase, chloroplastic isoform X7, giving the protein MAAGTSLLRGVASRLGGAVVGVPRRLLPRSAAVSRSRSQSQATSLEDDHCSAFLHWLQTKAGTRISSVLAVATSSFGRSLVALEPIKEGDCILEVPYSVQLTEDKLPQEVCMLLDNLVGDTAKVAVLLMMEQHLGHESGWESYIKSLPCKDEMHNMIFWDLNELHMVRNSSVYNEAIEQREHAKKELSAAKPVHTLRPSLFLAYPFPLACLLMSFPICKVLERFPHLFGEIKLENFMHASALVSSRAWRTSRGVSLIPFADFLNHDGLSNSILLYDEQKDVSEVIADRNYAVGEQVMIRYGKYSNAALALNFGFTLSSNIYDQAHTRVDIPYEDPFHWKKLDIWERHHGPKYEDMFCCSYNKTFVIKEVKFCGGKGVGVPQILRAFFRVFHATSLEGSILLP; this is encoded by the exons ATGGCGGCGGGAACCAGCTTGTTGCGCGGCGTCGCGTCTCGCCTTGGCGGGGCTGTGGTGGGTGTCCCTCGTCGTCTCCTTCCCCGCTCTGCCGCCGTCTCCAGGTCGAGGTCCCAGTCCCAG GCCACTAGTCTCGAGGATGACCACTGCAGTGCCTTCCTACATTGGCTGCAGACGAAGGCAGGGACTCGCATTTCATCGGTACTAGCTGTTGCAACCTCGTCCTTCGGAAG GTCGTTAGTTGCATTGGAGCCCATAAAAGAGGGGGACTGTATATTGGAAGTACCTTACAGTGTT CAACTTACTGAAGATAAACTTCCCCAAGAAGTTTGTATGCTACTTGACAACCTTGTTGGAGATACAGCAAAGGTTGCTGTGCTCCTCATGATGGAGCAACACTTGGGACAT GAATCTGGATGGGAGTCATATATCAAGTCTCTTCCTTGCAAGGATGAGATGCATAACATG ATTTTCTGGGATCTAAATGAGCTTCATATGGTCCGAAATAGCTCAGTTTATAATGAAGCCATTGAACAAAGGGAACACGCTAAGAAGGAGCTTTCAGCAGCGAAGCCAGTTCATACTCTTCGTCCCTCCCTCTTTCTTGCCTATCCTTTTCCATTAGCCTGCTTACTGATGTCTTTTCCAATATGCAAGGTTCTTGAACGTTTCCCGCATCTGTTTGGAGAAATAAAACTGGAGAATTTCATGCATGCTTCTGCATTAG TATCATCTCGAGCTTGGCGTACTTCAAGAGGTGTATCATTG ATTCCATTTGCAGATTTTCTTAACCATGACGGTCTTTCTAATTCTATATTACTATATGACGAGCAGAAAGATGTTTCTGAG GTCATTGCTGACAGGAATTATGCTGTTGGTGAACAG GTTATGATAAGATACGGGAAATATTCTAATGCTGCACTAGCGCTTAACTTTGGATTCACACTTTCCAGTAATATATATGACCAG GCACATACTCGTGTAGACATTCCATACGAAGATCCTTTTCATTGGAAGAAGCTTGATATATGGGAAAGGCATCATGGTCCAAAATATGAAGACATGTTCTGTTGTAGCTATAATAAAACTTTTGTTATAAA GGAGGTCAAATTCTGTGGAGGGAAAGGGGTGGGAGTTCCCCAGATCTTGCGTGCATTTTTCCGAGTTTTCCATGCTACGTCACTTGAAGGTTCTATTCTGTTGCCATAA
- the LOC136457206 gene encoding fructose-bisphosphate aldolase-lysine N-methyltransferase, chloroplastic isoform X3 — MAAGTSLLRGVASRLGGAVVGVPRRLLPRSAAVSRSRSQSQATSLEDDHCSAFLHWLQTKAGTRISSVLAVATSSFGRSLVALEPIKEGDCILEVPYSVQLTEDKLPQEVCMLLDNLVGDTAKVAVLLMMEQHLGHESGWESYIKSLPCKDEMHNMIFWDLNELHMVRNSSVYNEAIEQREHAKKELSAAKPVHTLRPSLFLAYPFPLACLLMSFPICKVLERFPHLFGEIKLENFMHASALVSSRAWRTSRGVSLIPFADFLNHDGLSNSILLYDEQKDVSEVIADRNYAVGEQVMIRYGKYSNAALALNFGFTLSSNIYDQAHTRVDIPYEDPFHWKKLDIWERHHGPKYEDMFCCSYNKTFVIKEVKFCGGKGVGVPQILRAFFRVFHATSLEELEEMSTEAARDDGRLARRPLGNKEREIHAHRMLLLHLDDEIQSYLTAIEGNVSSRGVGRKVLIYEFACASAVLCSPFL; from the exons ATGGCGGCGGGAACCAGCTTGTTGCGCGGCGTCGCGTCTCGCCTTGGCGGGGCTGTGGTGGGTGTCCCTCGTCGTCTCCTTCCCCGCTCTGCCGCCGTCTCCAGGTCGAGGTCCCAGTCCCAG GCCACTAGTCTCGAGGATGACCACTGCAGTGCCTTCCTACATTGGCTGCAGACGAAGGCAGGGACTCGCATTTCATCGGTACTAGCTGTTGCAACCTCGTCCTTCGGAAG GTCGTTAGTTGCATTGGAGCCCATAAAAGAGGGGGACTGTATATTGGAAGTACCTTACAGTGTT CAACTTACTGAAGATAAACTTCCCCAAGAAGTTTGTATGCTACTTGACAACCTTGTTGGAGATACAGCAAAGGTTGCTGTGCTCCTCATGATGGAGCAACACTTGGGACAT GAATCTGGATGGGAGTCATATATCAAGTCTCTTCCTTGCAAGGATGAGATGCATAACATG ATTTTCTGGGATCTAAATGAGCTTCATATGGTCCGAAATAGCTCAGTTTATAATGAAGCCATTGAACAAAGGGAACACGCTAAGAAGGAGCTTTCAGCAGCGAAGCCAGTTCATACTCTTCGTCCCTCCCTCTTTCTTGCCTATCCTTTTCCATTAGCCTGCTTACTGATGTCTTTTCCAATATGCAAGGTTCTTGAACGTTTCCCGCATCTGTTTGGAGAAATAAAACTGGAGAATTTCATGCATGCTTCTGCATTAG TATCATCTCGAGCTTGGCGTACTTCAAGAGGTGTATCATTG ATTCCATTTGCAGATTTTCTTAACCATGACGGTCTTTCTAATTCTATATTACTATATGACGAGCAGAAAGATGTTTCTGAG GTCATTGCTGACAGGAATTATGCTGTTGGTGAACAG GTTATGATAAGATACGGGAAATATTCTAATGCTGCACTAGCGCTTAACTTTGGATTCACACTTTCCAGTAATATATATGACCAG GCACATACTCGTGTAGACATTCCATACGAAGATCCTTTTCATTGGAAGAAGCTTGATATATGGGAAAGGCATCATGGTCCAAAATATGAAGACATGTTCTGTTGTAGCTATAATAAAACTTTTGTTATAAA GGAGGTCAAATTCTGTGGAGGGAAAGGGGTGGGAGTTCCCCAGATCTTGCGTGCATTTTTCCGAGTTTTCCATGCTACGTCACTTGAAG AATTAGAAGAGATGTCCACAGAAGCTGCTAGAGATGATGGTCGACTTGCCAGACGCCCTTTGGGAAATAAAGAGAGAGAAATCCATGCTCACCGCATGTTGCTCTTGCACCTGGATGATGAGATTCAGAGCTATCTTACAGCTATTGAG GGCAATGTCTCTTCAAGAGGTGTGGGAAGGAAAGTCCTGATATATGAGTTTGCTTGCGCTTCTGCTGTGTTGTGTTCTCCTTTCCTTTAA
- the LOC136457206 gene encoding fructose-bisphosphate aldolase-lysine N-methyltransferase, chloroplastic isoform X2, with translation MAAGTSLLRGVASRLGGAVVGVPRRLLPRSAAVSRSRSQSQATSLEDDHCSAFLHWLQTKAGTRISSVLAVATSSFGRSLVALEPIKEGDCILEVPYSVQLTEDKLPQEVCMLLDNLVGDTAKVAVLLMMEQHLGHESGWESYIKSLPCKDEMHNMIFWDLNELHMVRNSSVYNEAIEQREHAKKELSAAKPVHTLRPSLFLAYPFPLACLLMSFPICKVLERFPHLFGEIKLENFMHASALVSSRAWRTSRGVSLIPFADFLNHDGLSNSILLYDEQKDVSEVIADRNYAVGEQVMIRYGKYSNAALALNFGFTLSSNIYDQAHTRVDIPYEDPFHWKKLDIWERHHGPKYEDMFCCSYNKTFVIKEVKFCGGKGVGVPQILRAFFRVFHATSLEELEEMSTEAARDDGRLARRPLGNKEREIHAHRMLLLHLDDEIQSYLTAIEHLEIANDPESRSVHPFRKDMAKDILVGELRVLQSARAWVASYCETLRIS, from the exons ATGGCGGCGGGAACCAGCTTGTTGCGCGGCGTCGCGTCTCGCCTTGGCGGGGCTGTGGTGGGTGTCCCTCGTCGTCTCCTTCCCCGCTCTGCCGCCGTCTCCAGGTCGAGGTCCCAGTCCCAG GCCACTAGTCTCGAGGATGACCACTGCAGTGCCTTCCTACATTGGCTGCAGACGAAGGCAGGGACTCGCATTTCATCGGTACTAGCTGTTGCAACCTCGTCCTTCGGAAG GTCGTTAGTTGCATTGGAGCCCATAAAAGAGGGGGACTGTATATTGGAAGTACCTTACAGTGTT CAACTTACTGAAGATAAACTTCCCCAAGAAGTTTGTATGCTACTTGACAACCTTGTTGGAGATACAGCAAAGGTTGCTGTGCTCCTCATGATGGAGCAACACTTGGGACAT GAATCTGGATGGGAGTCATATATCAAGTCTCTTCCTTGCAAGGATGAGATGCATAACATG ATTTTCTGGGATCTAAATGAGCTTCATATGGTCCGAAATAGCTCAGTTTATAATGAAGCCATTGAACAAAGGGAACACGCTAAGAAGGAGCTTTCAGCAGCGAAGCCAGTTCATACTCTTCGTCCCTCCCTCTTTCTTGCCTATCCTTTTCCATTAGCCTGCTTACTGATGTCTTTTCCAATATGCAAGGTTCTTGAACGTTTCCCGCATCTGTTTGGAGAAATAAAACTGGAGAATTTCATGCATGCTTCTGCATTAG TATCATCTCGAGCTTGGCGTACTTCAAGAGGTGTATCATTG ATTCCATTTGCAGATTTTCTTAACCATGACGGTCTTTCTAATTCTATATTACTATATGACGAGCAGAAAGATGTTTCTGAG GTCATTGCTGACAGGAATTATGCTGTTGGTGAACAG GTTATGATAAGATACGGGAAATATTCTAATGCTGCACTAGCGCTTAACTTTGGATTCACACTTTCCAGTAATATATATGACCAG GCACATACTCGTGTAGACATTCCATACGAAGATCCTTTTCATTGGAAGAAGCTTGATATATGGGAAAGGCATCATGGTCCAAAATATGAAGACATGTTCTGTTGTAGCTATAATAAAACTTTTGTTATAAA GGAGGTCAAATTCTGTGGAGGGAAAGGGGTGGGAGTTCCCCAGATCTTGCGTGCATTTTTCCGAGTTTTCCATGCTACGTCACTTGAAG AATTAGAAGAGATGTCCACAGAAGCTGCTAGAGATGATGGTCGACTTGCCAGACGCCCTTTGGGAAATAAAGAGAGAGAAATCCATGCTCACCGCATGTTGCTCTTGCACCTGGATGATGAGATTCAGAGCTATCTTACAGCTATTGAG CACCTTGAAATTGCTAATGACCCTGAATCTAGGAGTGTGCATCCTTTTCGAAAGGACATGGCTAAAGATATACTTGTTGGCGAGCTCCGTGTTTTGCAAAGTGCTCGTGCATGGGTTGCGTCTTATTGCGAG ACTTTAAGAATTTCATAA
- the LOC136457206 gene encoding fructose-bisphosphate aldolase-lysine N-methyltransferase, chloroplastic isoform X1 gives MAAGTSLLRGVASRLGGAVVGVPRRLLPRSAAVSRSRSQSQATSLEDDHCSAFLHWLQTKAGTRISSVLAVATSSFGRSLVALEPIKEGDCILEVPYSVQLTEDKLPQEVCMLLDNLVGDTAKVAVLLMMEQHLGHESGWESYIKSLPCKDEMHNMIFWDLNELHMVRNSSVYNEAIEQREHAKKELSAAKPVHTLRPSLFLAYPFPLACLLMSFPICKVLERFPHLFGEIKLENFMHASALVSSRAWRTSRGVSLIPFADFLNHDGLSNSILLYDEQKDVSEVIADRNYAVGEQVMIRYGKYSNAALALNFGFTLSSNIYDQAHTRVDIPYEDPFHWKKLDIWERHHGPKYEDMFCCSYNKTFVIKEVKFCGGKGVGVPQILRAFFRVFHATSLEELEEMSTEAARDDGRLARRPLGNKEREIHAHRMLLLHLDDEIQSYLTAIEHLEIANDPESRSVHPFRKDMAKDILVGELRVLQSARAWVASYCETLRIS, from the exons ATGGCGGCGGGAACCAGCTTGTTGCGCGGCGTCGCGTCTCGCCTTGGCGGGGCTGTGGTGGGTGTCCCTCGTCGTCTCCTTCCCCGCTCTGCCGCCGTCTCCAGGTCGAGGTCCCAGTCCCAG GCCACTAGTCTCGAGGATGACCACTGCAGTGCCTTCCTACATTGGCTGCAGACGAAGGCAGGGACTCGCATTTCATCGGTACTAGCTGTTGCAACCTCGTCCTTCGGAAG GTCGTTAGTTGCATTGGAGCCCATAAAAGAGGGGGACTGTATATTGGAAGTACCTTACAGTGTT CAACTTACTGAAGATAAACTTCCCCAAGAAGTTTGTATGCTACTTGACAACCTTGTTGGAGATACAGCAAAGGTTGCTGTGCTCCTCATGATGGAGCAACACTTGGGACAT GAATCTGGATGGGAGTCATATATCAAGTCTCTTCCTTGCAAGGATGAGATGCATAACATG ATTTTCTGGGATCTAAATGAGCTTCATATGGTCCGAAATAGCTCAGTTTATAATGAAGCCATTGAACAAAGGGAACACGCTAAGAAGGAGCTTTCAGCAGCGAAGCCAGTTCATACTCTTCGTCCCTCCCTCTTTCTTGCCTATCCTTTTCCATTAGCCTGCTTACTGATGTCTTTTCCAATATGCAAGGTTCTTGAACGTTTCCCGCATCTGTTTGGAGAAATAAAACTGGAGAATTTCATGCATGCTTCTGCATTAG TATCATCTCGAGCTTGGCGTACTTCAAGAGGTGTATCATTG ATTCCATTTGCAGATTTTCTTAACCATGACGGTCTTTCTAATTCTATATTACTATATGACGAGCAGAAAGATGTTTCTGAG GTCATTGCTGACAGGAATTATGCTGTTGGTGAACAG GTTATGATAAGATACGGGAAATATTCTAATGCTGCACTAGCGCTTAACTTTGGATTCACACTTTCCAGTAATATATATGACCAG GCACATACTCGTGTAGACATTCCATACGAAGATCCTTTTCATTGGAAGAAGCTTGATATATGGGAAAGGCATCATGGTCCAAAATATGAAGACATGTTCTGTTGTAGCTATAATAAAACTTTTGTTATAAA GGAGGTCAAATTCTGTGGAGGGAAAGGGGTGGGAGTTCCCCAGATCTTGCGTGCATTTTTCCGAGTTTTCCATGCTACGTCACTTGAAG AATTAGAAGAGATGTCCACAGAAGCTGCTAGAGATGATGGTCGACTTGCCAGACGCCCTTTGGGAAATAAAGAGAGAGAAATCCATGCTCACCGCATGTTGCTCTTGCACCTGGATGATGAGATTCAGAGCTATCTTACAGCTATTGAG CACCTTGAAATTGCTAATGACCCTGAATCTAGGAGTGTGCATCCTTTTCGAAAGGACATGGCTAAAGATATACTTGTTGGCGAGCTCCGTGTTTTGCAAAGTGCTCGTGCATGGGTTGCGTCTTATTGCGAGACTTTAAGAATTTCATAA
- the LOC136457206 gene encoding fructose-bisphosphate aldolase-lysine N-methyltransferase, chloroplastic isoform X4: MAAGTSLLRGVASRLGGAVVGVPRRLLPRSAAVSRSRSQSQATSLEDDHCSAFLHWLQTKAGTRISSVLAVATSSFGRSLVALEPIKEGDCILEVPYSVQLTEDKLPQEVCMLLDNLVGDTAKVAVLLMMEQHLGHESGWESYIKSLPCKDEMHNMIFWDLNELHMVRNSSVYNEAIEQREHAKKELSAAKPVLERFPHLFGEIKLENFMHASALVSSRAWRTSRGVSLIPFADFLNHDGLSNSILLYDEQKDVSEVIADRNYAVGEQVMIRYGKYSNAALALNFGFTLSSNIYDQAHTRVDIPYEDPFHWKKLDIWERHHGPKYEDMFCCSYNKTFVIKEVKFCGGKGVGVPQILRAFFRVFHATSLEELEEMSTEAARDDGRLARRPLGNKEREIHAHRMLLLHLDDEIQSYLTAIEHLEIANDPESRSVHPFRKDMAKDILVGELRVLQSARAWVASYCETLRIS, translated from the exons ATGGCGGCGGGAACCAGCTTGTTGCGCGGCGTCGCGTCTCGCCTTGGCGGGGCTGTGGTGGGTGTCCCTCGTCGTCTCCTTCCCCGCTCTGCCGCCGTCTCCAGGTCGAGGTCCCAGTCCCAG GCCACTAGTCTCGAGGATGACCACTGCAGTGCCTTCCTACATTGGCTGCAGACGAAGGCAGGGACTCGCATTTCATCGGTACTAGCTGTTGCAACCTCGTCCTTCGGAAG GTCGTTAGTTGCATTGGAGCCCATAAAAGAGGGGGACTGTATATTGGAAGTACCTTACAGTGTT CAACTTACTGAAGATAAACTTCCCCAAGAAGTTTGTATGCTACTTGACAACCTTGTTGGAGATACAGCAAAGGTTGCTGTGCTCCTCATGATGGAGCAACACTTGGGACAT GAATCTGGATGGGAGTCATATATCAAGTCTCTTCCTTGCAAGGATGAGATGCATAACATG ATTTTCTGGGATCTAAATGAGCTTCATATGGTCCGAAATAGCTCAGTTTATAATGAAGCCATTGAACAAAGGGAACACGCTAAGAAGGAGCTTTCAGCAGCGAAGCCA GTTCTTGAACGTTTCCCGCATCTGTTTGGAGAAATAAAACTGGAGAATTTCATGCATGCTTCTGCATTAG TATCATCTCGAGCTTGGCGTACTTCAAGAGGTGTATCATTG ATTCCATTTGCAGATTTTCTTAACCATGACGGTCTTTCTAATTCTATATTACTATATGACGAGCAGAAAGATGTTTCTGAG GTCATTGCTGACAGGAATTATGCTGTTGGTGAACAG GTTATGATAAGATACGGGAAATATTCTAATGCTGCACTAGCGCTTAACTTTGGATTCACACTTTCCAGTAATATATATGACCAG GCACATACTCGTGTAGACATTCCATACGAAGATCCTTTTCATTGGAAGAAGCTTGATATATGGGAAAGGCATCATGGTCCAAAATATGAAGACATGTTCTGTTGTAGCTATAATAAAACTTTTGTTATAAA GGAGGTCAAATTCTGTGGAGGGAAAGGGGTGGGAGTTCCCCAGATCTTGCGTGCATTTTTCCGAGTTTTCCATGCTACGTCACTTGAAG AATTAGAAGAGATGTCCACAGAAGCTGCTAGAGATGATGGTCGACTTGCCAGACGCCCTTTGGGAAATAAAGAGAGAGAAATCCATGCTCACCGCATGTTGCTCTTGCACCTGGATGATGAGATTCAGAGCTATCTTACAGCTATTGAG CACCTTGAAATTGCTAATGACCCTGAATCTAGGAGTGTGCATCCTTTTCGAAAGGACATGGCTAAAGATATACTTGTTGGCGAGCTCCGTGTTTTGCAAAGTGCTCGTGCATGGGTTGCGTCTTATTGCGAGACTTTAAGAATTTCATAA